The following DNA comes from Parus major isolate Abel chromosome 10, Parus_major1.1, whole genome shotgun sequence.
gcagggtctgtgacagggctggggggcCGGGGGGGCAGGCTGTGGGCCAGCTCCTTCTCCCACTGCACCTCCACCAGTCTGTACAGCTCCATGGCTGTCTGAGCATCCTCCACCGATGAGTGTCCTCTGCAGCCAACCtgagaaaaggggaagaagcCTCGTTAGATAAAGGGACAGCAAAAATCTCACAGGTCATGTTGTCTGCTTGCTTGGAAGGACACAATTGCTGTGGGTTTTGGAGACAGCAAAGGTTTGATATAGCCAAGGCCATGCAGGTACGTCTTCCACCCTTTTTGGAGGGCACAGACCCTGTCCCCATTTTAATGAGAAGCTTGGGAGGTCCTGGGCTCTCCCAGCTTATTCATAGCCAGGAGCACTGTGTGACCAAGGCTGATCTCCACCTCACAGAGAACACTCATGAAAGTGGGAGGACCAAGCTAACCACAGAGGTTCATAGCTAACACAGGGCTGTTTCCCATCTCAGGGCTCCTGGTGCATACCTGGATCTTTTTATGGAGCAAGTGCCTGGCCAAGTTCTTGAGGGACACATTGGCTTTGAcaggcagccctgccctctTCTTCAGCACAGGGCTCTGGCTGGTGTCTCGAGTCCTTTCTTTCGGGTGGAAGTACTTCAGGGCTTGGAAGTCATTGTGGATGGCGTGTCCTACCACAATCTTGTCTTTCAGGATCTTCAGGATCTGGAAGAGTCAGAGAGGGTTAGACAGCCAACGCAGCGAAAGAAACAccattaaagaataaaataagcCATTTTGTATTAAACTTAGCTCCCTGACTTCTAGTTTTTATGTTCCCAGAAGAAAGAAGCAAGCACACTAACCCACTGCACAGCTTCAGAGGCTCCTGTTCATGTGTTGTGTCTCTGCCTCAGAGAAACCCAGCACAGGCCACTAAGAACCCCCAATCGTGTCTGACAGACAACACAGATgctttttggcattttttaatttatccttTTTCCTCACCTCCGCCTGGGCAGCCGCAAAGGGAATTGCATTCTTCATGTGCCGCTTGGTGATGCCGCTCCAGCGCGTCCGGTAGTCCACGATGGGGAGCTCGGGCCGGATGTACTTGTCATAGATGACATCCCCCTCATAGTTCACCACAGAGCATCGTGCCAGCTCGCTCAGCCTGCCCTGAGGACCGGTGCCCACCATCTCACAGTCGATGGCCACGTACTTGCCCGGGCGCAGGACGAGGGAGGACGTCCGCACCCTcttggagctgccctgggacagcagcacgGAGTGGTGCCTGGCTATGCTGTCTGGAGAGGCAGACGGAGACAGGGATGCAGACACGATCCGTGTGGGCTTGGGGACCTTGTCACAGCGCAGTGCCGTGGTGCCATTTGCCTCGGTGGGTGTAGTGTGTGCCTCCAGCCCCGACTCAGCGGTCTGACCACCCAGGTGCCCATGGGGGCTCAGCAGCcccttctgctccagcagtgcCCGGCGCTTCATGAACCGCTGGTGCTTTCGGCTCCTCTTCTTGCTGCGACCCTGCGGCGAGCTGGGGCCCTTCGGGGCCTGAGCGCAGCCCCCCGCGGTGGGGACATGGGTGCCTTGCAGGGTGGGCGTGGAGACCTTCGGGGCGGGCAGCAGCGGCGTCATCTGTCCTTTTCCTGGTGGCATTCCTGCGGGAGCGTGCACAGGGGGCCTGAGTGCCGTGCGGGGCCCACGCTCCCCTGTGGGGAAAGGACGCGCACACCCCAGGGCAAAGCGCGGGGCGGCACAGCCGGGAGCTGTGGGGcaaaggaaaggggagggaCGGACACGGACACACTGTCACACCCTGTCCCCGCGCCTTTGCCCCCTCCCTGCCCGCTCCCACACCGCCCCACTCCCGGTCCCACGGTCCTGCCCACCCCCCTCGCCGATCGgcagccccctgcccaccccactTCCCCCTCTGTCCCTCCCATTCCGNNNNNNNNNNNNNNNNNNNNNNNNNNNNNNNNNNNNNNNNNNNNNNNNNNNNNNNNNNNNNNNNNNNNNNNNNNNNNNNNNNNNNNNNNNNNNNNNNNNNNNNNNNNNNNNNNNNNNNNNNNNNNNNNNNNNNNNNNNNNNNNNNNNNNNNNNNNNNNNNNNNNNNNNNNNNNNNNNNNNNNNNNNNNNNNNNNNNNNNNNNNNNNNNNNNNNNNNNNNNNNNNNNNNNNNNNNNNNNNNNNNNNNNNNNNNNNNNNNNNNNNNNNNNNNNNNNNNNNNNNNNNNNNNNNNNNNNNNNNNNNNNNNNNNNNNNNNNNNNNNNNNNNNNNNNNNNNNNNNNNNNNNNNNNNNNNNNNNNNNNNNNNNNNNNNNNNNNNNNNNNNNNNNNNNNNNNNNNNNNNNNNNNNNNNNNNNNNNNNNNNNNNNNNNNNNNNNNNNNNNNNNNNNNNNNNNNNNNNNNNNNNGGggtcccacagctgcagctgccagcccagacCGGGAGTTCGGGGCTTTTTGGGggtcccacagctgcagctgccagcccagacCGGCTGATGCTCGGGGCTCCAGCCCGTCCCGCCTCTGCCCCTCGGTGGTGGCGGTGTGGGGTGGGACGCGCGCTGTGGGGCCCAGCTCCGCGCAGCCTGGCAGGAGCGCAGCCTGGCACGGATATGCCGCGGTTCTCCCGGGTGTTCTCTCCCGGGTGTTCTCTCCCGGGTGTTCTCTCCCTGACCCTGTGGGATCCCTTCGTCCTGCAGGGGGGTGCGCTGGAGCTCGGCACCTTGGGGTTTGCATCCTCCAGGCTCCGCCGGGAcgctccccagagctgtgggggCAGCTCCGGCTGGGGCACGGTTGAAGGTGGGGTTTCAGACCGGCCTCTCGTTGCTTCACTCTCAAGGCTCACAAAAGCAATGTCCGAGGTGGTCAGAAGAGAAGGAGGGCCgcaggcagccccagccaccAGCTTGTCCCCATGCGTTCAGCATCGCTGAGGAGGCCGTGTGCCCTAGGGCAGACTGTGACTTGTTGTGGTGGGATGAGCCatacaacaacaaaatcacTAGTCTTCCACAGGGAACCAGGCACCGTGTCCGTCCTCATCCCTCTGGGCCTTGCTGGGAGTGTTCCCTCTCCCTGCTACCGACCGGGCTCACAGGGATGCAGGACAAGTGTTTTCACACGCCAGCGATCTCCCTTTCCACCACCCATTAGCTTCTCTAGCCCAgtcagaaaggaaatatttagatTACCCTGTGActtatttttgcatatttcttttctgtttttcttctggtcAGTAAACCTCTTCCTTAAATCAGTTGCTCCATGTTTTGCGTTTCTTGCTTCCATGCCTTCTGTTCAGCTAATTAATCTCCCTTTAATCAGAGTCATTCAAGTGTCTTACAATATCTTGCTGGGGAGTCCTGTCAGGTCTCTGTGTAGAAATTTATAAtctttttctggtgttttttgtGAAACTGTGTATTACAGCTCTTGGAGATGGTTCATTTCATATTCCTGGGCCTCTTCATCCCGTTTTTCTCCCTGTAAATGAGGTGGTGAGCTCACTATCACCACACAAGTGGGAGCAAACTCGAGCCTTGCTGTGAGGGACATGGGCTTGcatttttcctccagctctgggtgGATAAGGAGGTGGTGTCACTGCCTGCTTTTCTCCCTCACTCTCTGCATTATATGAGGAGAGATTCAAGTGCCTGGCTGAGAGCTTCTCTCTGGACACATTGCTGTTCCACCTGTGGTCTGATCACTCTTGGTTTATCCACGACAAACCCATccatcttccttctttcctttccaggaTGTATAGTTTGCATTCCCTTTTAGATTGCAAAGTTTTAGCTATACCCTCACAATGACAAAGAAACCTCAACAGAAGAAATTAGGGCATGTGGGGAGGCAGTGAAAAGCTTTCCCCAGTTTTCCAAAGTGACCAGACTTGAGAAACCAGACAGTCCAGGATGCAAGGGAACAGTGCTAACATTTTTTCTCCCTACCCCATATGCAAAGATGAAGgtgaaaaaaagtcaaaatatctttgaaagACAAGTCAAAATAACTTTGAAAGTGTGCTGTGGCATCCTGTGATCCCACTGACCCCTGGATCCTCAGTAGATGGTTCTCCCACAGTAGATATTTCCCCCTTTGGTAAAAGCCTTGTGTTGAACAGGGATGCTACTCACCTCTCCAGGGTCCTGGGGCCATGCTGGGGATGAAGAGTTGGGCACCAGATGGTAGAAATCATATTTCAGATGTGGCAGATGAGCTGAGATGAAGGCAGAGCGTGCCAGAGCCCGAGAGAGGTTTCTGCGGTGTTTGCACAATTTGAAATAATAACGAAATCTGTAAAACTCTGGGTAGAGCACGACTAGAATAACAGGCTAAATTTGTCAGATGAATAATTTACTAGAAGTGATTGGCTGTGCTCCAAGTGAGATGAGCACCAGCCTAGTTTcaggctgagcagcctgggTCTCTGtcctcagctgggagctgttccccctcctgctgcctggtCATTGCTCTGCCATTAAAGCTGGTCTCCAGAACAGGGGCTTTTCCCCAGGTCATCACTGCCCGAGGCTGCAGGGATTCCCGCAGAGCTCCTGGTGCCCTCCAGAGGTGTCTGCTCTTCATTTTCAAGGCTCTTctttgcagagcagaggtggTGGGTGTCTCTCTCTGGCTCCAGGCTCCTGCACTCACCCATCCTCTGcctctttccctcttccaaTCACTCCTCTGGCCTTGGCCGTGGTGCAGAGCGGATGGAAGAACAGACACATCTTGACATTTGAGATGGGGAAGGAGATGAAGTCCCAGCGCTCAGAGGAGATGGTGACTGCAGCCTCAGCAAGCAATTAACGTGATCATGTTTATGAATGTGGATCAGTAATTCCAGGTAAATTCCCcaagagcagtgctgcaggcgAACAAAGCCTCCTGCCCACCCAGGAGCCTGCCAGCAGGCCCCACCAGagccagcacatccctgctgtgaCTCTAAACTGCTTTATTTCCTCATGCCAGCCTAGACATGCATCATTTTGTCTCCGATGCCTCAATGCCAGAGCTCCTCTTCTCAGTGCTGGTTGCACCATGTTCCCCTGGACCTCTCTGTTTGCTCCCTGCCAAGGGGGTTGATTGGTAGGAGAGGGATAGGTTAACACAGAGAAGGCAGCAAGGACCCAGCTTTGCCTCCAGCTGTGATGAGGGGTCACTCCATCATCCTGGGCTCTGCAGACTGCCTGGTGCCTCCCCATCACCCACCAGTGGTTGGGGAACCTCACCAGGGCTCCCTGAGTTGCTCCCATCACTCTGTGTAGGCTTGTGGCAGGGCCATGTGGTTTGTGCCTACCAGCATCCAGAAGATCAAACGGAAGCTGGGAAGCTCAGAAATAGGTTGGGGTAGTGACCAATTTCTGGACCTGATTTTCTTTAGAGAAAGAAAGTCTCATCATGAAGGAGCACGTGGAAATGCCAGCAGCATCCTTTGGTGCAGGGGACCAGCTGGGGCAGCCAGTGGCTTGTGGCTGAGGTGTTACCAGACACAGTCTGAGGCCAGCAGCACGAGGATGTCAGAACAAACAGGCACCATGCCACTCCCTGGCCTTTGCCATGATGGGTCTCTGAGGACTGCAGCCCTCCCAAGGCCCAGCACAGGGATTCCTGCAGGACCCCTCCATTGCCAGGCTGAGATCCCCATCCTGAGCCCACCTGTGCAAAACCTCCAGGACACTGTGTCCCTCCTGGCTAAGGATGGGGATGGACTGTGTGTGGGGGCACCTGCTCAGCCATGAAGACTGCTCAGTGCTGGAAAGTTGTGCTTGGAAGGcagaaaactttttcctttcccttggAGCACCAAGAGCCTCCCTATTCCTCTGTCATCTCCTCCAACACTCTGTGGGAATTGCCTGTACCTGTTCAGCATGGATAGATCTCCTCTTCAGTCATGTCCTGGAGGGTGTCAGTGCTCcggggatgctgctggggatAAGGAGGGAtggatgctcctggagcaggaggtgagggAGGATGATGCTGCCATCCATCTCCCCCCTCGCTCCCCATTTTCTGGCTCACCCCCAGGAGAGCAGTGAGCAATTATGGTCCACACGGAAGCTTCATTATTGCCCTGTCGTGGCCTCGTTTGATGAGATGTTTTATTGCCAAACTTATTAAAAGTGAAACGTGTGGTTTCTGCGCAGCAATTTCCTGTCTGCAGCGATAAG
Coding sequences within:
- the AEN gene encoding apoptosis-enhancing nuclease, producing MAPGPWRGMPPGKGQMTPLLPAPKVSTPTLQGTHVPTAGGCAQAPKGPSSPQGRSKKRSRKHQRFMKRRALLEQKGLLSPHGHLGGQTAESGLEAHTTPTEANGTTALRCDKVPKPTRIVSASLSPSASPDSIARHHSVLLSQGSSKRVRTSSLVLRPGKYVAIDCEMVGTGPQGRLSELARCSVVNYEGDVIYDKYIRPELPIVDYRTRWSGITKRHMKNAIPFAAAQAEILKILKDKIVVGHAIHNDFQALKYFHPKERTRDTSQSPVLKKRAGLPVKANVSLKNLARHLLHKKIQVGCRGHSSVEDAQTAMELYRLVEVQWEKELAHSLPPRPPSPVTDPAADSSQYLDDQYWPTDLMASSL